A region from the Flavobacteriales bacterium TMED191 genome encodes:
- a CDS encoding biopolymer transporter ExbD, giving the protein MARSNRPTPEINAGSMADIAFLLLIFFLVTTTMDVDTGIARKLPPTAEEQEPEDMQGNARNIYEVYVNKKDKLLVEENEMKIEALREGARDFINNNGKDPSLSDSPEKAIISLVNSRGTSYEMYIAVQNELTAAYNELRNEAAINKYNQNYTELPKDKQKEIRKMYPMKISEAPPGEF; this is encoded by the coding sequence ATGGCAAGAAGTAACAGACCTACACCTGAAATTAATGCGGGCTCTATGGCAGATATTGCTTTTCTGCTGTTAATATTTTTTCTAGTAACTACGACAATGGATGTAGATACAGGTATAGCTCGAAAACTTCCTCCTACAGCTGAAGAACAGGAACCTGAAGATATGCAAGGTAATGCTCGAAATATCTACGAGGTGTACGTAAATAAAAAAGACAAATTACTAGTAGAAGAAAATGAAATGAAAATCGAAGCACTAAGGGAAGGAGCTAGAGATTTTATTAATAATAACGGTAAAGATCCTTCTTTATCAGATAGCCCTGAAAAAGCTATTATATCTCTTGTCAACAGTAGAGGTACATCTTACGAAATGTATATTGCAGTTCAAAATGAACTTACTGCTGCATACAATGAGCTAAGAAACGAAGCTGCCATAAATAAGTATAACCAAAATTATACGGAGTTACCTAAAGATAAACAAAAGGAAATTAGAAAAATGTATCCGATGAAAATATCTGAAGCACCTCCAGGAGAATTTTAA